Proteins from a genomic interval of Zingiber officinale cultivar Zhangliang chromosome 2A, Zo_v1.1, whole genome shotgun sequence:
- the LOC122040015 gene encoding acidic endochitinase-like, whose protein sequence is MAIPSKVFCVILITLAVAGVISEAGSIAVYWGQNGNEGSLADACATGNYKFVLVAFLPTFGNGQTPMINLAGHCDPYSNGCTGLSADVKSCQRRGVKVLLSIGGGAGSYYLTSSQDAKQVAGYLWNNFLGGSASSRPLGDAVLDGIDFDIEGGTNQHWNELARYLKSYGQVYLSAAPQCPYPDAWIGGALETGLFDYVWVQFYNNPPCQYSSADTSNLVNAWEQWISIPTKEVFLGLPAAPEAAGSGYIPPDDLISKVLPIVKSSSKYGGIMLWSKYYDDLTGYSSKVKNHV, encoded by the exons ATGGCGATTCCATCTAAAGTGTTCTGTGTGATTTTGATCACGCTGGCCGTCGCCGGAGTGATATCGGAGGCCGGCAGCATCGCCGTCTACTGGGGCCAAAACGGCAACGAAGGCAGCCTCGCCGACGCCTGCGCCACCGGCAACTACAAGTTCGTCCTGGTGGCCTTCCTCCCCACCTTCGGCAACGGCCAGACGCCGATGATCAACCTCGCCGGCCACTGCGACCCCTACTCCAACGGCTGCACCGGGCTGAGCGCCGACGTCAAGTCGTGCCAGCGGCGCGGCGTCAAGGTGTTGCTCTCCATCGGAGGCGGCGCCGGGAGCTACTACTTGACGAGCTCTCAGGACGCCAAGCAGGTGGCGGGGTACCTCTGGAACAACTTCCTCGGCGGCTCCGCATCTTCACGGCCGCTCGGCGACGCCGTGCTGGATGGCATCGACTTCGACATCGAGGGCGGAACCAACCAACACTGGAACGAACTCGCTAG GTACCTCAAAAGCTATGGTCAGGTCTACTTGAGTGCCGCACCTCAGTGTCCTTACCCGGATGCTTGGATCGGTGGAGCACTCGAAACTGGCCTCTTCGACTACGTGTGGGTTCAATTCTATAATAACCCTCCTTGCCAATATAGCTCCGCCGATACAAGCAATCTTGTAAATGCATGGGAGCAATGGATCTCCATCCCGACGAAGGAGGTGTTCCTTGGGCTTCCGGCAGCGCCAGAGGCGGCTGGAAGCGGCTACATCCCACCGGACGATCTCATTTCGAAGGTTCTTCCGATCGTCAAGAGCTCAAGCAAGTACGGAGGGATCATGTTGTGGTCCAAGTACTATGACGATCTCACTGGGTATAGTTCCAAAGTTAAAAACCATGTGTGA